Proteins from a genomic interval of Papaver somniferum cultivar HN1 chromosome 4, ASM357369v1, whole genome shotgun sequence:
- the LOC113274323 gene encoding laccase-7-like has product MGNRLLLFAYTLVISLSAATASSSWKVSASYSNVVEHTFHVGNLSVRRMCQEQTIMAVNGSLPGPTLQVTEGDTLVIHVVNKSPYNVSIHWHGVFQLLTAWADGPGYATQCPIQPGNKYTYKFKVAKQEGTLWWHAHTSFMRATVYGALIIRPRAGRSYPFPTPYKEVPIMLGEWWNANVMDVERIGMAIGGVPNVSDAYSINGRLGDLSPCSKKHTYKLNVVKGKTYLLRLINAALNNQFFFKIADHKFTVVAIDASYTEPYHTDVVVLGPGQTTDVLLKTDQPIGDYYMAAHPYVSAMLPAPFSPIATTGILRYRGGTTSISSASTPKMPILPAFNDTPTAHRFHTNLTGLKNGPFFVKVPRNVDVKMLITVGVGISTCQTLNACIANPFGPNILFSASMNNQSFQLPSSLSLLEAFVTGAKGVYTEDFPDQPPLKFNYATDNNQSLWMTLKNTKVKRLKFNSKVEIVFQNTNILSIESHVMHIHGFNFHVLAQGFGTYNQKRDKKNFNYVNPQERNTVAVPTGGWAVIRFRANNPGVWLMHCHMDLHMPMGLATAFLVEDGPYPWMKLPPPPKDLPRC; this is encoded by the exons atggGAAACCGTCTCTTGTTATTTGCTTACACTCTTGTTATTTCTTTATCTGCTGCTACTGCTTCTTCTTCGTGGAAGGTTTCTGCATCATATTCTAATGTCGTGGAGCACACTTTCCAT GTGGGTAACTTGAGTGTCCGCCGAATGTGCCAAGAACAAACTATAATGGCAGTAAATGGTAGCCTCCCAGGCCCAACACTACAGGTTACTGAAGGAGATACACTCGTCATTCATGTTGTTAATAAATCTCCCTACAATGTCAGCATTCACTG GCATGGAGTATTTCAACTACTTACTGCGTGGGCAGATGGACCAGGTTATGCGACCCAATGTCCAATACAACCAGGCAACAAGTATACCTACAAATTTAAAGTCGCTAAACAAGAAGGAACCTTATGGTGGCATGCACATACATCTTTTATGCGAGCGACTGTGTACGGTGCTCTCATAATTCGTCCAAGGGCTGGTCGGAGCTACCCATTCCCTACACCATATAAAGAAGTCCCAATCATGTTAGGGGAGTGGTGGAATGCTAACGTGATGGACGTGGAGCGGATAGGTATGGCAATTGGCGGCGTCCCAAATGTCTCGGATGCTTATTCAATAAATGGACGTCTTGGTGATCTGTCCCCGTGTTCAAAAAAGC ATACATATAAGTTGAATGTGGTGAAAGGAAAGACTTATCTGCTTCGGCTCATCAACGCTGCCCTGAATAatcaatttttcttcaaaatagCTGATCACAAATTCACGGTAGTCGCAATAGATGCCAGTTACACTGAACCTTATCACACGGATGTAGTCGTCTTGGGTCCAGGCCAAACAACCGATGTCCTCTTAAAGACTGATCAACCAATTGGGGATTACTATATGGCAGCTCATCCCTATGTTAGCGCCATGTTACCTGCCCCATTCTCACCAATTGCCACCACTGGGATACTCCGGTACAGAGGTGGCACCACTTCAATTTCATCTGCCTCTACACCCAAAATGCCAATCCTACCAGCTTTCAACGACACCCCAACAGCTCACAGATTCCACACCAATTTGACCGGTTTAAAGAATGGCCCCTTTTTTGTCAAGGTTCCGCGTAATGTAGATGTGAAAATGTTGATCACCGTCGGGGTGGGGATTAGCACTTGTCAGACGCTAAATGCTTGCATTGCTAACCCATTTGGACCTAACATTCTGTTCTCAGCGAGTATGAACAACCAGTCGTTCCAATTGCCTAGCAGTTTATCGTTGTTGGAAGCATTTGTTACGGGTGCAAAAGGAGTTTACACAGAAGATTTCCCCGATCAACCACCACTGAAATTCAATTATGCTACCGACAACAATCAATCGTTATGGATGACCCTGAAGAACACAAAAGTTAAGAGGTTGAAGTTTAACTCCAAGGTCGAGATTGTTTTCCAGAATACGAATATCCTCAGTATTGAGAGTCATGTTATGCATATTCATGGCTTCAATTTCCATGTTTTGGCACAAGGGTTTGGGACATATAATCAAAAGAGAGACAAGAAGAACTTCAACTATGTTAACCCACAAGAAAGGAACACGGTTGCTGTTCCAACCGGAGGATGGGCTGTCATCAGATTTCGGGCCAACAATCCAG GTGTATGGTTAATGCATTGTCATATGGATCTCCACATGCCGATGGGTCTAGCAACTGCATTCTTAGTTGAGGACGGACCATACCCATGGATGAAGCTTCCTCCACCGCCAAAAGATCTTCCTCGTTGTTAA